The DNA segment TGATAGGGGGCTAACTGGTGGGCTCTGGCCCTGCAGAGGGCCAGGGAGGGTTGGGTTGCTGGGAGGCAGCTCTACAGAGCATGGGGGGCTAGAGAGGCCCTGCACAGGCTGTATATGGGTCTCACTGCACTGGTGCAGGGCCAGCAGAGTGGGCTCTGCGAAGCTCTGTTCACAGCGCTCACAGAAGTACACCTCCACCACCTTTACCAGGACACCTGCAGGCAGAGGACCGACAGAGAAAGGCATAGAATCAGATGGAACAAGACTCATAGGAGTTAGTTACTAGTAGAAAATGTAGGTGAATCTTTTAATATTCGTAGAGTACAGATGGACTTTAAGGCTGGTCCTACACCTGGACCGTAAGCCCCATAAGGTCAGGGACCATCTATCTGGCACGTGTGTTTGGATTCCTAGCACAATACTTGTCACAagataggtgcttaataaatatttgttaaatgagtgaacAAGCAAGCAAATCCAGAAAGCATTAAGACAGTATATTTTGCCCAAGTGAAAACCAGAAACTtccaaaagaaaatgacaaactaGGGATAATATCTGCAATATAAATGGTAAGAGCTTTACTTTCAAATTCTGTAAAGAGCTTTACAAAGGCACAGGAATGGATAAAATGGAGAATATCCTTTCcgaaaataattattattctccaaaataattgCTGCCGTTTTAAAAGCAATGGGCAAGACTTTGATAAAGAAAGGCTTAATAAACGCTCTCATTTGGTCCTCCAACAGCCCTATGACAACAAGGTCCTGAGATTCTACGAGATTAAGACTACTATGTTTATTAGTGGTAGAGCCATGACTCAAGGCCAGGTTTGTCCTACATTTATTCTGCTGATCTGTTTGctctttactgtttttttttgttgttaaaaaaaaaatttcagggccaggtgcggtggctcacgcctgtaatctcggcactttgggaggctgagacaggaggatcatgaggtcaggagatcgagaccatcctggctaacatggtgaaaccccgtctctactaaaaatacaaaaaattagccaggcgtggtagcacgcacctgtagtcccagctactcgggaggctgaggcaggagaatcgcttgaacctgagaggtggaggttgcagtgagccgagattgcccactgcactccagcctggccaagagagagactctgtctcaaaaaaaaaaaaaatttcaggccgggcctagtggctcacacctgtaatcccagcattttggaaggacaaggtgggtggataacctgaggttgggagtttgagaccagcctgaccaacatggagaaaccccgtctctactaaaaatacaaaattagccgggcatggtggcgcatgcctgtaatcccagttactcaggaggctgaggcaggagaatcgcttgaaactgggaggtgggggttgcagcaagccaagatcacgccattgcactgcagcctgggtgacaagagtgaaactctatctcaaaaaaaaaaaaaatttcagtgcaACATCTAAAATGATACATAAGTATACAAAGGAAGAATAACCACCCAGCACCTTCACACGCACAATTTGGTGTGTTTCTTTTTGACCCTTTTCTTCCCACTTGCTATATAtcaaagatatttttatctttgagtACATTTACATCTAGTTTGTACTTTCTTATCCAGTTCATGTTTTTTCCAGAGCAtgaacaaatcaaaataaaattctgcCCTTGCTTCCCTGgggaccaaaaaaataaaaataatttttttggctGGTGGTGGGGgaaacaaggtctctctctgtcacccaggctgcagtgcagtggtggtgtgatcacagctcactgcagccttgacctgctgggctcaagtgattctcccacctcagcctcctgagtaggtgggactacaggcaccaccattcctggctaattttaaatttttttgtagagatggggtctccctatgttgcccattctaaaaataattttaaaaaataaattgtgccattactgatggacatttgggctgtttccaacCATTACAAATAAAGCACCCCTGTATATCCTCATCCTTGCTCTGGCCACTGTAATTCCGGTGCCTTTGTGCATTCCTACAGTGGAATTAGTGGTCAGAGTATGCAAATTGTAAAATTTGCTATGTAGCTAAATTGACCTTCAAAAGATTATACTAATTTGTATCTCCATAAGCTGTAACATAGTGTTTCCTATAGCCTCATCAACACTAggtattattaaaaatgtttaatttatgcCAAAAtgcatctcctttttttttttttttttttttttgagacagaatctcactttgttgtccaggctggggttcagtggtgtgatcttggctcactgcaacctccgcctctcgggttcaagcaattctcctgcctcagcctcctgagtagctgggattacaggtgcccaccaccatgcccagctgattttttgtatcttagcagaggtggggtttcaccatcttgcccaggctggtctcaaactcctgagctcaggcaactgcctgtctcggcctcccaaagtgctaggattataggcatgagccaccatgcccagccacatctCTTATTTTTAACTGGAATTTATTTCTTTGCTAGTGAGATTAAGCATCCTTCCATATGGTtactacttttatttcttctttagagCATTGCACATAGatttctttttcccatttaaaaaaaaaaaggtttctgctgggtgcgatggctcatatctgtaatcccaaaactttaggaggccgaggtggggaagattgcttgagcccaggagttcaagactagcctgggcaacaaggtgagacctcgtttctaccaaagaaaatttaaaaactagctgagtgtgggtggtatacacctgtggccccagctacatgggaagctgaggcaagaggattgcttaagcccaggaggtcaaggctgcagtgagccgtaactgtgccactgcactctagcctgggtggcagagcaagaccctgtctcaacaaaacccccaaaaccaaaagaaaacaaaaaaagcaaagcaaacaacaaaagaaatggtttctttttcttactgtggctctttgaattttaaagatattaactCTTTCTTACATATTGCGAATGTTTttcctaggctttttttttttttttaatttctttgaccATATGGAAGTTTGGAAATATTATATGGTCAAATTAGCTAATCTTTCCCAATATTCTTTGTCACTATACTACAGTGCCAAGTGAAGTGGTGACAACTATGGCTGGAGGATGGTAATTAAAAAACAGGGAAGCTTCCTAAAAATAAGAGGTGAGGATAATGGGATGAATAAAGGGAGAATCTTTCATCTGAGATAAATACAAATGCTCAACtcctactttgttttgttttgttttgtttttttaaagagatgggggtctcactatattgcccaggctggagtgcagtggctattcacaggtatgATCATAACATAcggcagcctctaactcctgggctcaagcaatcttcctgcctcagcctcccaagtagctgagactacaggtgcatgccactgtaccAGGCCTCAACTCTTATTCTTAACAACATGCCTTGGATGAGTAAAGTATGTTATACACAAAAAACTAGGGCAGGGAAATACCAGATCACTTCTGGAAAGCCCTGCCAAGCCCAgggtggtagagacagggtttttgcttAATCCCTGGCTGCAGTTCCTGGGTAGGAGGGTCAATATGGAGGAAAGAATCTCCAAGGACTGTAAGAGTAGGGACAAGCCAGGATTGGGCAGAGGTGTCAGAAAGGTCTTACTTTCTGGATTACTGCCTAGCACACATGAAGCCCTTGCAGGACAGACTGCCAAAAGCTTGGTAGAAGGCTGTGCACCACTTCGCCAGCCTTCAATCAACATGCACCAACTGCAAACCAAATGACAACATCTCCAAGTATAAAAATAGGATGCTACCTTGTGTTCTcatcatatttatacagaatcaaaAATAACCCAGACAAAACCTCAGAGCTGCTTGTCCCACTGGCCTGCTTGCAACTGTGTTTGTACCTGGGGTCTCTCCAGGAGCACCTGGGGTCAGGGTTCCAGCTACTGTCTCCACAATGATCTCCATGTTCCCTGGTCCCTCTTCAGTTGCTGTGGCCTCTACCAGCAGGCAGCCTGGCTCAGTAGGTATAGGTGCAGGGTCCCCGGAAGGACAGGGGCTCTGGACAGGCCCCAGGATTCCACGGTTAGAGAGAGGCGGGGGGATCAGCAATAGCTCAGGGCACAGTCCATCCATCTCCCCGGTGCTATTGGCTGGGTGTGAGTCCAAAAGGGGGTCTGTCATCACCACCGACTTGTGTGTTTTGGCTTCTTAAATGCTGACAAGCCaaccagaagaaaaacaaagtaaggTTAGAGTTCTTACTTTTTTCCTGGCTGGCGTGGGTACACAGCCCAGTGCCCACCCACTTAGGCATTTTCTTGCATGGCAATATGCCATATATACCATATGAGACTAAATAGAGGCTTTCTTTTATGATAATGTTCagaacaaaaagtataaaaatgataACAGAATATTAGGAGACAGCCAACAAGTATTGGCCAATATATTAATGACTGCAGGTTGTCTTCTGCTAGCTAAGTGCCCTTAGCCAAGTCATTAAGCAATTTGGGTCTCAGATTTCTTATCTGCAACAAAATTAGGTGGGGCCAAAATATCTcagaagtcctttttttttttttttttttgagacagagtctcgctctgtcacccaggctggagtgcagtggcgtgatcttggctcattgcaacctccgcctcctgggttcaagcaattctcctgtcttagcctccccaatagctggactacaggcatgtgccacacacGCCCaggtaaattttgtatttttagtagtgatggagtttcaccatgttggccaggctggtctcgaacttctgaccttgggtgatctgcccgttttctgaccttgggtgatctgcccgttttggcctcccaaagtgctgggattataggcgtgagccaccttgcctggtccCTTTCCCTCTTAACCTTTGATAATCTCACTATTCCTCAGCATGGATTATAAGGAAGGCCCTTCCTTCATCATCTGGCTCCTGCTGACCTCCCCAGACTCATCTCCCACTTCTCCCCTCAGCAGATCTCTGAACCAGATGATGTGCCATTCTCCAGACCCACCACATTCTCTTTTGCTTTCATACCCTCACAGCCTTTTGTGTCTCTTGGCTCAATATGCCTTTTCCccttctcaatctctctctcttatcTGGCTAACCAATTAACTATCCTTGAAGAAGCTGCACAAATGTCACTTCCACCATGAAGGCCtcctgacattctttttttttgagacagtcttagtctgtcacctaggctggagggtagtggcacgatctcagctcactacaacctctgcctcctgggttcaagcgattctcctgcctcagcctcctgagtagctgcgattacaggcatgtaccaccatgcctggctactattttgtatttttagtagagatggggtttctccatgttggttgggctggtcttgaactccagaactcaggtgatccacccgcctcggcctcccaaagtgctgggattacaggcgtgaggcaacATGCCGGGCCTGGCTTCCCGAAACTCTTATCTTCTCTCTTCTGGCGTCCTAAGGGCACTCTGTACACAGCCCTATCAGAAACGAGGTCACACTGCACTGTTGTTTACCTGTCAGTCTCTCTCCCTAGATGTATAGCTTTTTTAGTAATTTGTTGACATTATCACTTCAATGATATCACTTTGTGATACTGACATTATCACTTCAACAAACACAAATCACCCACAATCGAAGATTCCAGTGAAGAACCACAGATTTGGAGCTGCATTGGAGTAAAGCTAGGTATCTTGTACAAAACCAGTGGTTCCTCACCTATAACGTAACACATTTGGAGAAATTTCAAACTCATTAACTGACTATGGCCTCAAACTAAATATGGGAACATAACTGAGGAATGAATGACAATTGAATTGCATACCCTGTTATACATGGATAAAATGAGTTTAAGCTGAATAATTAGTAATTAATAAGAATGATGGGAATCACTTCATGAAATTGAGTCACAGACaagatgcaaaaagaaaaaaaaaaaaagaagaagaagaaaccaggccgggcgcggtggctcaggcctgtgatcccagcactttgggaggccaaggcgggccgatcacctgaggtcagaagttcgagaccagcctggctaacattgtgaaaccctgtttctactaaaaatacaaaaaatcagcagggtgtggtggcacacgcctgtaatcccagctactcgggaggctgaggcaggagaatcgctggaacccgggaggcggaggttgcagtgagccgagatcgcaccattgcaccccagcttgggtaacaagagcgaaactccgtctcaaaaaacaaacaaacaaaaaccaagatcCTGCAATCTGATAGTCCCTATTTCCAGAATCCCATGGACTCAAAACAACAGATCACAGGGATTCACAAGGTGGCTGGAAAGTGCACTCCCGTGGTCAGAGGAATTCTCTGgaaactgcagcctccacttacTGAATATTATCGCTGCTCTGGGGAATCTTCAAGCTTGACCATACATGGCCTCCGGGGGGAGCCAAGGAGGACGCTGAGCCGTCAAGATTAAGAACCTTCACCTGCGGGAGGGTAGGGTGAGGTAGGAGACAGGTGGGCACCAGAGAAGAAATACGCTTATCTTCCGGGCAGGAGggctgaggaagagaaaggacaGACTAAGGCAGAGAGAAGGCCTGGAGAAACAACGGGCCCCGGCCTAGGGACCCAGGTTCCCACCTGCCTCTGGCTCTGACTCACCGCGTGGCCTTGGACAGACACAGTCGCTtcgcttctctgggcctcagctttcctatctgtaaaatggaggtgatgACAGTGTCCACATCGTCGGGCGGGAGCTGGATCATAAGAGCCAGCGAACGGGAAAGGCGGTTTGTAACCTGGAAGGCTTGGGATGGAGCATCGTCATGATTTTGTCCTGAGAGCAGCAGGTACCCGGGCGGGGTCCAGAACCGTGACGCGACTGCAGCGCCGGGGCCCAGCCCGTCTGGGTGCTCCCTTCAGTACCTCCTTTCGAGAGTTCCCAGCGCCCAGGCCCACCCTGATCCCGGGGCTCGAAAAACTTTGCCTCCAGCTCGCTCCACCCGCATTCCCTTCCCCGTTCCGCCCCGCAGCCGCTCACTCACCTCCAGACCCACAGCCGGCGGGAGCCGCATCTCTATGGTCGGCCGCGGCTGGAGCGGCCCCCGGGGCCCGCTTTCTGCGACCGCCTCCGGCTCAGCCGCCTCTAGGATATTGGGGATGTGGAAgccactctctcttcctcttgccgGCTGCCGGGGTACTCTATGTTTTCTCTCTGTGGTTTTTCCCGCCCTCCACCCCCACTCCAGCCCTGAAGCCGGAGAAGCACCATCGAGAGCTCTGGGGTAGAGTGGCGTGGGCTTCTCTGTGGGTGTGGCGGGAAGTAGATGAAAGGACCCGGGGCGGGGCCGAACGCAGCTTCCCCAAGGTGCAGGCGCGGTGAAACCATCGAGACGGAGGGCCAGAGAGTCACGGCGGTGAGAGGGCTGAGTGACGGGTTACCCCAAACCTTGTGGCTGGAGGCGCGAGCTGGGGTGTGGGCGAGGTTCAGGAGGGGGTTCCTGGGTGTCGCGGAGGGGCCGGGGACGGGAGAGCTTTGTCTGTGGCCTTCCATGCATAGGTGTTTTGGAATTCTGGATCCCAGTTGTGAGGCTCAGCCGAAGTCACTGCTGTCAGCTCACCTCCCTGCATGCCAGGCGCAGGGCAAAGTGGCCGGGGTTCGGGGTTGGAGGAGAGGTGTACTAGAAACAACTTTGCTCTTGTCCCTCAGGATCTTATTGTCTACGATGTGACGATCCGTGGAGAAAGTAGCAGATGGGCAGATTTTCAGTTGGGGAGAATGAGGGAGAAAAGAACGGGCATTCCGAGCCAAGAGCACTGCATGAGCAAGGAGTTGGGAGGTTGCTTACTTGTTGAACATATTTGTTGCGTATTTGCATATTTGCTAAACAGGTAGTGTTAGGAGCTAATCCATGAAAGGTAGGTGGGCGCCGTATTGTAGAGAGCCTTGAGTACCAGGCTGAGTTTATGCCCACTTCAGGGGTCTGTTGGGAGCCAGCCATTGAAGGTGCTGGAGCAGAGAGAGATATGGAATTGGAGCTGATCCCTATGATGAAAGATCTGGACCCTCGTGTAGCTGTTCCGTGAAGCAGGAGGTGAAGACCTATTAAAATGCCATTTCAAGAACTACGATTTTAAAGACAGTTTAGGTGGGAGGTAATAAAGGTCTAAACAAGACGTTAAATATTGGGGACGTAAGGGAGAGGATATTTGAAGGACATTACTCATAACAAGACATAGGGTTACTGACTAGTCAACGGACGCTTCTCCCTTGCTGACTGCAGCCAATGGACCCCTTTTTATCAAAGCTGGTCCCAGGGACCACAAAAATCCTGTCCATCCATTACCCTGATGTGAAGCCTGTTTATATAGCTCTTTTTGGTTTAAGGCATCTCCAGACATGGTCCTCTGGTAGGAAACAGGTATGAGTAGACTAATGAAGGACAAAATGGGATGAGGGACCTGGAGCCTCCACCCTTGCATTCCAATACCACCCTTACCCCACAAAAGGAGGGTATTGACCCACACAGTAGTGCTGACCTGTGGCAAGGGCTGGGGAGGTCCAATTTCTAATCTGTGCTTTGTCCCATCTCCACTGTTCCCCACCCCTAGGTTTTCGTAACACCCCAGGGCCTGTAAGGTTTGGTGTTTCCCTTTCAAGATGCCACTTTCAGACTTTATTCTGGCTCTGAAGGACAATCCCTACTTTGGGGCTGGATTTGGGCTGGTGGGTGTGGgcacagccctggccctggcccggAAGGGTGTCcaactgggcctggtggcattCCGGCGCCATTACATGATCACACTGGAAGTCCCTGCTCGAGACAGGAGCTATGCCTGGTTGCTTAGCTGGCTCACCCGCCACAGTACCCGTACTCAGCACCTCAGTGTCGAGACTTCGTACCTTCAGCATGAGAGTGGCCGCATTTCCACTAAGTTTGAATTTGTCCCCAGCCCTGGAAACCATTTTATCTGGTAAGGTTGGGAGCTAGGGAGGGCTGTGAGAGTAGAAAAGAATGATGGGAGCTGGGTTTGacccattcactcactcagtTTTGATCGTTGTTATTCAGGTATCGGGGGAAATGGATTCGGGTAGAACGAAGTCGAGAGATGCAGATGATAGACTTGCAGACGGGGACTCCTTGGGAATCTGTCACCTTCACGGCCCTGGGCACTGACCGAAAGGTTTTCTTCAACATCCTGGAGGAAGGTGTGGGATGGCACAGGCAGGCTTTCTAGGGACATTGCAGGGATGGGGACATTTGACATCAGATGAGCAGTTTGGAGAGGTGGAATAAGCAGGCCGGGGTGAGCCCATGGGAACAGGGGGCCAGAAGGAAGCTGTTTGGCACAGCTCCACCTAATTGAAGAATCAGCCATGGTGAAGAGAATTACTGGCTTTATCTCATCTTCTCCTTCCCAGCTCGAGAGCTAGCCTTGcagcaggaggaagggaagacCGTGATGTACACAGCTGTGGGTTCTGAATGGCGTCCCTTTGGCTATCCACGCCGCCGGCGACCGCTGAATTCTGTGGTTCTACAACAGGGTCTGGCTGACCGAATTGTCAGAGACGTCCAGGAATTCATCGATAACCCCAAGTGGTACACTGACAGAGGTGAGAAGCAGCTGGGGTCTTGGCTGTGCtgtttttgacatttttagaAGGGACAGGTTGGTCTCCAGCCAGATGGGGTGATATAAAGCTCTAGTCCAATTCCCAGAGATTAAGAGGAATGAAAAGTTGTGTATGAGAATGATTTATTTCCGTACCAAGGTTATCAGGCTTCCAGGGGGCAGGGCTGGGAATGAACGTAGATATCCggggcaaaagacatgatcatCCTGGCTCTATCCCTAGGCATTCCTTACAGACGTGGCTACCTGCTTTATGGGCCCCCTGGTTGCGGAAAGAGCAGTTTTATGTGAGTATTCAAAATTTCTCTTAACTTGGCAAAACGAAGCCTTTGTGGAAACACTGGGCTGATAGGGTTGGAAAGGGAAATGAATCTGGGGATCGGGGACCAGGATAAACATGAAACGTGTGGAACATTAGGGTGTGAGGTAGAAGTCAGGCCTCTGAGACACATGTCCCCAGACGGTGAGGAGAGTAGCTGGGCCTGAGGAAGCATTTCCAGGTTGCCTGCTACCTCCTGCCATCCCATGCTCCATAGCACAGCCCTGGCCGGGGAACTGGAGCACAGCATCTGCCTGCTGAGCCTCACGGACTCCAGCCTCTCTGATGACCGACTCAACCACCTGCTGAGCGTGGCCCCGCAGCAGAGCCTGGTACTCCTGGAGGATGTGGATGCTGCTTTTCTCAGTCGAGACTTGGCTGTGGAGAGTAAGTGAGGGGTTCTGGAGGAAGTGGAGTGGGTAACTGTGGAACAGGGGAAGAAAGCAAAAATCCAGAGGGCTGGTGGAGGATGCCTGGGTTAGTGACAAGAGCCCACAAGACACATGGATAAGTAGGGGAACATAGTGGGGCATGCTAATTTTATGCTGGGCTATGACTACTCATGCTTCCTTATCTTTGCCTTCCTCCAGACCCAGTAAAGTACCAAGGCCTAGGTCGCCTCACCTTCAGTGGACTGCTCAATGCCTTGGATGGTGTGGCTTCCACTGAAGCCCGTATCGTGTTCATGACCACCAACCACGTTGACAGGTAGGAAGGAGCCAGGCATCCTGAGACTTAGGCATGACTTAGGCAAGACTAGTGCCCTGGGAGGAACAGGAGGTCGAGGGGCCATCTCTGTTGGGTGCTAGTGTGACCTGCTTTCCCTGTCTTCTCTCAGGCTGGACCCCGCCCTGATACGCCCGGGGCGAGTGGACCTGAAGGAGTACGTGGGCTACTGCTCACACTGGCAGCTGACCCAGATGTTCCAGAGGTTCTATCCAGGGCAGGCACCTTCCTTAGCTGAGAACTTTGCAGAACATGTCCTTCGAGCTACAAACCAGATCAGTCCTGCCCAGGTGCAGGGCTACTTCATGCTGTATAAAAATGACCCTGTAGGGGCAATTCACAATGCTGAGTCTCTGAGGAGGTGATCAGGCTGGGCTCAGCTCAGCTCTCCTCCTCTAGTTCAATAAACATCTGCCACACTACTCTGCTCTCTCATCTCCCTTCATCACTGGATTGGTACTTGAGTAAGACAGGGGCTGCAATCGGTGCCTACAGGGGTCAGTCAGGCAACCACATATA comes from the Pan troglodytes isolate AG18354 chromosome 13, NHGRI_mPanTro3-v2.0_pri, whole genome shotgun sequence genome and includes:
- the BCS1L gene encoding mitochondrial chaperone BCS1 isoform X1, with amino-acid sequence MPLSDFILALKDNPYFGAGFGLVGVGTALALARKGVQLGLVAFRRHYMITLEVPARDRSYAWLLSWLTRHSTRTQHLSVETSYLQHESGRISTKFEFVPSPGNHFIWYRGKWIRVERSREMQMIDLQTGTPWESVTFTALGTDRKVFFNILEEARELALQQEEGKTVMYTAVGSEWRPFGYPRRRRPLNSVVLQQGLADRIVRDVQEFIDNPKWYTDRGIPYRRGYLLYGPPGCGKSSFITALAGELEHSICLLSLTDSSLSDDRLNHLLSVAPQQSLVLLEDVDAAFLSRDLAVENPVKYQGLGRLTFSGLLNALDGVASTEARIVFMTTNHVDRLDPALIRPGRVDLKEYVGYCSHWQLTQMFQRFYPGQAPSLAENFAEHVLRATNQISPAQVQGYFMLYKNDPVGAIHNAESLRR
- the BCS1L gene encoding mitochondrial chaperone BCS1 isoform X2, with product MQMIDLQTGTPWESVTFTALGTDRKVFFNILEEARELALQQEEGKTVMYTAVGSEWRPFGYPRRRRPLNSVVLQQGLADRIVRDVQEFIDNPKWYTDRGIPYRRGYLLYGPPGCGKSSFITALAGELEHSICLLSLTDSSLSDDRLNHLLSVAPQQSLVLLEDVDAAFLSRDLAVENPVKYQGLGRLTFSGLLNALDGVASTEARIVFMTTNHVDRLDPALIRPGRVDLKEYVGYCSHWQLTQMFQRFYPGQAPSLAENFAEHVLRATNQISPAQVQGYFMLYKNDPVGAIHNAESLRR
- the BCS1L gene encoding mitochondrial chaperone BCS1 isoform X3; its protein translation is MYTAVGSEWRPFGYPRRRRPLNSVVLQQGLADRIVRDVQEFIDNPKWYTDRGIPYRRGYLLYGPPGCGKSSFITALAGELEHSICLLSLTDSSLSDDRLNHLLSVAPQQSLVLLEDVDAAFLSRDLAVENPVKYQGLGRLTFSGLLNALDGVASTEARIVFMTTNHVDRLDPALIRPGRVDLKEYVGYCSHWQLTQMFQRFYPGQAPSLAENFAEHVLRATNQISPAQVQGYFMLYKNDPVGAIHNAESLRR